A genomic segment from Maniola hyperantus chromosome 4, iAphHyp1.2, whole genome shotgun sequence encodes:
- the LOC117996913 gene encoding late histone H1-like produces the protein MARVARIALDLTLVSLSKVRPAVSKLWYSAKTAITNTQAKRLVCNPIVNKAEVGLDTITEKIVNLLTKLRDNQLPKELQYLEKEVEKIKRRVGETNKSLKPAIGTAWQYAKTEIVPPMTINFFHGPVGKKIEDTIAKASDSFIAKIQNQIRQIELEEARQIKQREAEARAAEAKIKAEAKRKAEDAKRTEEAKLAKETKARQQAEAEKKAAAEAAKATKTGPTARKHAPNKKAKRKVSKEK, from the exons ATGGCTCGAGTAGCAAGGATAGCTTTAGATTTAACATTGG TTTCTCTGAGTAAAGTCAGACCAGCTGTATCCAAATTATGGTATAGTGCAAAAACTGCAATAACAAATACTCAAGCAAAAAGATTAGTATGTAATCCAATAGTGAATAAAGCAGAAGTAGGACTAGATACAATTACAGAAAAGATTGTTAACTTACTCACTAAGCTACGTGATAATCAACTTCCCAAAGAACTACAATATTTAGAAAAAGAggtagaaaaaattaaaaggagAGTCGGCGAGACAAA CAAAAGTCTTAAGCCAGCTATAGGTACTGCATGGCAATATGCTAAAACCGAAATTGTTCCTCCTATGACGATAAACTTTTTCCATGGGCCTGTTGGTAAAAAGATTGAAGACACAAttgctaaagcaagtgatagtttTATTGctaaaatacaaaatcaaaTACGGCAAATAGAATTAGAAGAAGctagacaaataaaacaaaGAGAAGCTGAAGCTAGAGCTGCAGAAGCAAAAATTAAAGCTGAAGCAAAAAGAAAGGCCGAAGACGCTAAAAGAACGGAAGAGGCAAAGTTAGCTAAAGAAACAAAAGCTCGGCAACAAGCTGAAGCAGAGAAAAAAGCAGCAGCTGAAGCTGCCAAGGCAACAAAAACTGGACCAACTGCAAGAAAACATGCACCAAACAAGAAAGCGAAAAGAAAGGTGTCAAAAGAAAAATAG